In the Ramlibacter tataouinensis TTB310 genome, one interval contains:
- a CDS encoding cupin domain-containing protein — MTYTPELPAVPGSLAFVRNVDTAPAYWWLDILWVVLADGADTGGRYSLMHETLPKGAGAPPHKHTWSDEHFYMVEGEITFLVGEDIKVAHRGDFVFVPRNTRHAFRVDSETAVFLNGYTPAGLELAVIENAMPAPERVIPPKGATPPPGLTAEQYRRYGMDNTPGPNPFAADAHPGGAA, encoded by the coding sequence ATGACGTACACGCCTGAGCTGCCCGCCGTTCCCGGCTCCCTCGCATTCGTCCGCAACGTCGACACCGCGCCGGCCTACTGGTGGCTCGACATCCTGTGGGTGGTGCTGGCCGACGGCGCCGACACGGGCGGGCGCTACTCGCTGATGCACGAGACCTTGCCCAAGGGCGCGGGCGCGCCTCCCCACAAGCACACCTGGTCGGACGAGCATTTCTACATGGTCGAGGGCGAGATCACTTTCCTCGTCGGCGAGGACATCAAGGTGGCCCATCGAGGCGACTTCGTCTTCGTGCCGCGCAACACGCGCCATGCCTTTCGTGTGGACAGCGAGACGGCGGTGTTCCTCAACGGCTACACGCCGGCCGGCCTGGAACTGGCCGTGATCGAGAACGCCATGCCCGCGCCCGAGCGTGTCATTCCGCCCAAAGGCGCCACGCCCCCGCCGGGCCTGACTGCGGAGCAGTACCGGCGCTATGGCATGGACAACACGCCAGGCCCCAACCCCTTCGCCGCCGATGCACACCCGGGAGGCGCCGCATGA